One genomic window of Sulfuricurvum sp. IAE1 includes the following:
- the neuB gene encoding N-acetylneuraminate synthase yields MSTFIIAEAGVNHNGSLDLAKKLIDVAAEAGADAVKFQTFKAEKLVSKKAQKAEYQKQTTDAAESQYDMIKKLELDEPAHRELIRYCGEKKIRFLSTPFDHESIELLDALGMEIFKIPSGEITNLPYLRHIGGLGKEVILSTGMADLGEIEDALDLLVSSGTPKEKITILHATTEYPCPMDEVNLRAMGTIASAFGIRTGYSDHTRGIEVPIAAVAMGASVIEKHFTLDRTMEGPDHKASLEPDELCAMVAAIRNIEKALGDGIKKPSPSEAKNMAVARKSIVAARPIRAGEVFTSENIAIKRPGTGISPMRYDEIVGERAARDYEEDEPL; encoded by the coding sequence ATGAGCACTTTCATCATCGCCGAAGCGGGGGTTAACCACAACGGGAGCCTCGACCTCGCCAAAAAACTGATCGACGTCGCCGCAGAAGCGGGGGCGGACGCCGTCAAGTTCCAGACCTTCAAAGCCGAAAAACTCGTCTCCAAAAAAGCGCAGAAAGCGGAGTACCAAAAACAGACCACCGATGCCGCCGAATCGCAATACGACATGATCAAAAAGCTCGAGCTGGACGAACCCGCGCACCGCGAACTGATCCGCTACTGCGGCGAGAAAAAAATCCGCTTCCTCTCGACGCCGTTCGACCACGAAAGCATCGAGCTGCTCGATGCACTGGGTATGGAAATCTTTAAAATTCCCAGCGGCGAAATCACCAATCTCCCCTACCTTCGCCACATCGGGGGGCTGGGCAAAGAGGTGATTCTCTCCACCGGGATGGCCGATCTGGGGGAAATCGAGGACGCGCTGGACCTCCTGGTATCTTCGGGAACCCCTAAAGAGAAAATCACGATCCTCCACGCCACCACCGAATACCCCTGCCCTATGGACGAAGTGAACCTCAGGGCAATGGGGACGATCGCGTCGGCATTCGGGATACGTACGGGCTATTCGGACCACACCCGGGGGATCGAAGTGCCGATCGCCGCGGTGGCGATGGGGGCTAGCGTCATCGAAAAACATTTCACCCTCGACCGGACGATGGAGGGACCCGATCACAAAGCGAGCCTGGAGCCCGACGAGCTGTGCGCAATGGTGGCCGCGATCCGCAACATCGAAAAAGCGCTGGGGGACGGGATCAAAAAACCTTCCCCGAGCGAAGCCAAAAACATGGCGGTGGCCCGCAAAAGCATCGTCGCCGCACGCCCCATCCGCGCAGGGGAGGTCTTTACCTCCGAAAACATCGCGATCAAACGCCCCGGAACCGGGATCAGCCCGATGCGCTACGATGAAATCGTAGGGGAACGCGCCGCACGAGATTACGAGGAGGACGAACCGCTATGA
- a CDS encoding acetyltransferase, which translates to MKPQILLVGGGGHCKALIDVIESGGYYAIAGIIDRPELVGEKLLGYDVIGCDDDLASLVSRYPNAIVGVGQVRTPDLRKKLFALLESAGYVIPSIVSPRAYVSPHASIGPGSVVMHDALVNADVRVGANCIINTKALIEHDCRVGDHCHISTGAILNGATVVGNGTFVGSNALSKEGTKIADGSFIKAGSIVT; encoded by the coding sequence ATGAAACCGCAAATCCTTTTGGTCGGCGGAGGGGGTCACTGCAAAGCCCTCATCGACGTCATCGAATCGGGAGGGTATTACGCGATCGCGGGGATCATCGACCGTCCCGAACTCGTCGGGGAAAAACTCCTGGGATACGACGTGATCGGGTGCGACGACGATCTCGCTTCGCTCGTCTCGCGTTACCCCAACGCGATCGTCGGCGTAGGACAGGTGCGCACCCCCGACCTGCGGAAAAAACTTTTTGCCCTGCTCGAGAGTGCCGGGTACGTCATCCCCTCTATCGTATCGCCGCGGGCTTACGTTTCCCCCCACGCTTCAATCGGCCCTGGGAGCGTCGTGATGCACGACGCTCTGGTGAATGCCGACGTCCGGGTAGGGGCGAACTGCATCATCAACACCAAAGCGCTGATCGAACACGACTGCCGCGTAGGGGATCACTGCCACATCTCCACCGGGGCGATCCTCAACGGAGCCACCGTCGTCGGCAACGGGACCTTCGTAGGGAGCAACGCCCTCTCCAAAGAGGGGACGAAAATCGCGGACGGTTCATTCATTAAAGCGGGGAGTATCGTCACATGA
- a CDS encoding LegC family aminotransferase: protein MQTQTVEFIRTLYRTEGFIALHEPRFGGNEKAYLNECIDSTFVSSVGMFVDRFEAEFARTVGAKYAVATVNGTAALHISLLLAGVQRGDEVITQPLTFIATANAIHYCGAEPVFLDVDRDTMGLSPEALKRFLEEHCVVDEKRCVNRASGKTIRACVPMHTFGHPCRIDEIKTLCDAWHIVLVEDAAESLGSYYKEKHTGTFGTLGAFSFNGNKIITSGGGGVIVTDDEALAKRAKHITTTAKIPHPWEYAHDEIGYNYRLPNLNAALLCAQLEQLEGFLENKRDLAETYRCFFAGMGVDFAAEPPHGRSNYWLNAIVLANLEERDAFLEYTNAQGVMTRPIWKLMNRLPMFAHCRCGDLSNALFLSERVVNIPSSVRP, encoded by the coding sequence ATGCAGACGCAAACCGTAGAGTTCATCCGCACCCTGTACCGGACCGAAGGGTTTATCGCCCTCCACGAACCCCGCTTCGGCGGAAACGAAAAAGCGTACCTGAACGAATGCATCGATTCGACGTTCGTCTCAAGCGTCGGAATGTTCGTCGACCGGTTCGAAGCCGAATTCGCCCGCACCGTCGGAGCCAAATACGCGGTCGCGACGGTCAACGGCACCGCGGCGCTGCACATTTCCCTTCTTTTGGCGGGAGTGCAGAGGGGGGATGAAGTGATCACCCAGCCGCTGACGTTTATCGCAACGGCGAACGCGATTCACTATTGCGGGGCGGAGCCCGTTTTCCTCGACGTCGACCGCGATACGATGGGGCTGAGTCCCGAAGCGCTGAAACGGTTTTTGGAAGAGCACTGCGTCGTGGACGAAAAACGCTGCGTCAACCGCGCCAGCGGCAAAACGATCCGGGCATGCGTGCCGATGCATACCTTCGGTCATCCCTGCCGGATCGATGAGATCAAAACCCTGTGCGACGCGTGGCACATCGTCCTCGTCGAAGACGCAGCCGAGTCACTGGGCAGTTACTACAAAGAAAAGCACACCGGAACCTTCGGTACTCTGGGAGCGTTCAGCTTCAACGGGAACAAAATCATCACCAGCGGAGGCGGCGGGGTCATCGTTACCGACGACGAAGCGCTCGCCAAGCGGGCCAAACACATCACGACGACGGCCAAAATTCCCCATCCCTGGGAGTATGCCCACGATGAAATCGGCTACAATTACCGTCTTCCCAACCTCAATGCGGCACTGTTGTGCGCCCAGCTCGAGCAGCTGGAGGGATTCTTGGAAAACAAACGCGACCTTGCCGAAACCTACCGCTGTTTTTTTGCCGGAATGGGAGTCGATTTTGCCGCCGAGCCCCCGCATGGGCGTTCGAACTACTGGCTCAACGCGATCGTGCTGGCCAATCTCGAAGAGCGGGATGCGTTTTTGGAATACACCAATGCCCAGGGGGTCATGACCCGACCGATCTGGAAGCTGATGAACCGTCTGCCGATGTTCGCTCACTGCCGATGCGGCGACCTCTCGAATGCCCTCTTTCTCTCCGAAAGAGTGGTCAACATCCCCAGCAGCGTGCGCCCATGA
- a CDS encoding UDP-N-acetylglucosamine 4,6-dehydratase, whose translation MNILSLIGRNKELFGEDISEHENELSQIVSSSSFLVIGGAGSIGQAVTKEIFKRRPRKLHVVDISENNMVELVRDIRSSFGYIDGDFQTFALDIGSVEYDAFIEADGRYDYVLNLSALKHVRSEKDPFTLMRMIDVNVFNTDKTLLQSIAKGTKKYFCVSTDKAANPVNMMGASKRIMEMFLMRRSLEIPISTARFANVAFSDGSLLHGFNQRIQKRQPIVAPNDIKRYFVTPKESGELCLMSCIFGENRDIFFPKLSEELHLITFADIAVKYLEALGYEPYLCATEDEARELAKTLPDEGKWPCLFTASDTTGEKDFEEFFTDRETLDMKRFHNLGVIKNDPLYEEAKLRHFTETIGKMKAGRSWSKEDIVNLFFEMIPDFGHKETGKYLDGKM comes from the coding sequence ATGAACATCCTCTCCCTGATCGGACGGAATAAAGAACTCTTCGGCGAAGATATTTCCGAACACGAGAACGAACTCTCACAGATCGTCTCCTCTTCGAGCTTTCTCGTCATCGGCGGGGCCGGATCGATCGGCCAGGCGGTGACCAAAGAGATTTTCAAACGCCGTCCCCGCAAACTCCACGTCGTCGACATCAGCGAAAACAACATGGTCGAACTGGTGCGGGACATCCGCAGCTCGTTCGGATACATCGACGGCGACTTTCAGACGTTTGCCCTCGACATCGGCTCGGTGGAATACGATGCCTTCATCGAAGCCGACGGCCGTTACGACTACGTCCTCAACCTCTCGGCCCTCAAACACGTCCGGAGCGAAAAAGACCCCTTCACCCTGATGCGGATGATCGACGTCAACGTCTTCAATACCGATAAAACGCTGTTGCAATCGATAGCGAAAGGGACCAAAAAATATTTCTGCGTTTCGACCGACAAAGCGGCCAATCCCGTCAACATGATGGGGGCAAGCAAACGGATCATGGAGATGTTTCTGATGCGGCGCAGCCTCGAAATACCGATCTCCACCGCCCGCTTCGCCAACGTCGCTTTCAGCGACGGATCGCTGCTGCACGGGTTTAACCAGCGGATCCAGAAACGCCAGCCCATCGTCGCCCCCAACGATATCAAACGCTATTTCGTCACCCCCAAAGAATCGGGCGAGCTGTGCCTGATGTCGTGCATCTTCGGCGAAAACCGCGATATCTTTTTCCCGAAACTGAGCGAAGAGCTCCATCTCATCACGTTTGCCGACATCGCGGTAAAATACCTCGAAGCGCTCGGATACGAACCTTATCTGTGCGCCACCGAAGACGAAGCCAGGGAACTGGCCAAAACACTCCCGGATGAGGGAAAATGGCCCTGCCTTTTCACCGCCAGCGATACGACGGGAGAAAAAGATTTCGAAGAGTTTTTTACCGACAGGGAGACGCTCGACATGAAACGTTTCCACAACCTCGGGGTGATCAAAAACGATCCCCTCTACGAAGAGGCGAAACTGCGCCACTTCACCGAAACGATCGGGAAGATGAAAGCAGGGCGCTCCTGGTCGAAAGAGGATATCGTCAACCTCTTTTTTGAAATGATCCCCGATTTCGGCCACAAAGAGACCGGGAAATACCTGGACGGGAAAATGTAA